GTATTAGATCTAACATGTCCAATTATTACTAACTCTTTCTTTTCTAAGGCTATTTTAGCTAAACGAAGTATCATCTTCTTAACTTCCTCTTTTTTATCAATATTATCAATAAATAAATAATTTAATGTAGTTGGAACACCATATTCTTTAGCAGTTTCAAAGCCTACAGACTTCTGTGAAGTACTACTATCTAGATAGAAAAGATCTCTTTTCTTTAATACCTCTATTATAGCCTTCATTACATGGCTATCAGCAGAAGCTTTAGATCCCATATGATGATTTGCACCCACTACTTCTACTAAACTATCTAAGTTTTTCTCAAATACCTCTTTAATCTGCTTAGAATCCATCTTGCTATAAATAGCACCCTTACCTGGATCTACTTCTGGATTAGTAGGCTCTAATGGTTGATGTAAGATCAATTCATGATCTGACTCTCTAATCAATCTAGCATCCTTGTCTGAATATGGTCTAAAAGGTAAAACTGCCATAGTCAAAGGTCTTTCAATACTTAACATTTCTTCTGTTCCCTGCCTATTAAAGCCCCAATCATCAATTACAATTGCTAATTTAGCTTTTGGTTCTGGCTGAATAAATTCAAGATGATGAGTCTTAAATTCTGCGCTATTAGATTGTGCTTTAAATGCAATATCTATAACCAACCTTTGCTCTGATTCATCTTGACTCCAATCAGCTTTAACTATTGGAAAGTTTTGATCTAGCTTATTAATTAGTTCATCCTTCAGACTAGATAAGAGTCTAATATTTGTATCAAAAAGAGGAACTTCTAACTTACGATAGTTATATCTCCAAGTAAATTTATAATCTTCTCTCTGAACTTCTTTATCCTTTTGTGATGATTCTGATATCAGTATCTCTTTATCTAGATTAAATTCTTTTAAAATAGAATCTAATTTATTATCAAATTGATTGCTAAGTTTACTATAATCTACCTTTATACTCTCTAGTTCTGTATCTTGATTAGATGTTGTTGGTTGACTATCTTGAGAACATGCTGACAATAACAACAATAGAAGCATAGAAAGTAAAATAGTCAATAACTTATCTATATCCATCGCTATTACCCTCTCTAATTTAATTTTTCTTCTAAAATTTCAATAGCTTTCTCTAGTTGATCATCTATTTCTGTATCTGGATTATACTTAATCTTTACATCAGGTTCAATACCTTGGTGATGAATAAACCTTCCAGCTGGAGTATAATACTTAGCTGTAGTAAGCTTTACAGCTGA
Above is a window of Orenia marismortui DSM 5156 DNA encoding:
- a CDS encoding divergent polysaccharide deacetylase family protein; translation: MDIDKLLTILLSMLLLLLLSACSQDSQPTTSNQDTELESIKVDYSKLSNQFDNKLDSILKEFNLDKEILISESSQKDKEVQREDYKFTWRYNYRKLEVPLFDTNIRLLSSLKDELINKLDQNFPIVKADWSQDESEQRLVIDIAFKAQSNSAEFKTHHLEFIQPEPKAKLAIVIDDWGFNRQGTEEMLSIERPLTMAVLPFRPYSDKDARLIRESDHELILHQPLEPTNPEVDPGKGAIYSKMDSKQIKEVFEKNLDSLVEVVGANHHMGSKASADSHVMKAIIEVLKKRDLFYLDSSTSQKSVGFETAKEYGVPTTLNYLFIDNIDKKEEVKKMILRLAKIALEKKELVIIGHVRSNTALAIQELIPTIEDMGVKMVYVSDLLE